In one window of Hemiscyllium ocellatum isolate sHemOce1 chromosome 27 unlocalized genomic scaffold, sHemOce1.pat.X.cur. SUPER_27_unloc_37, whole genome shotgun sequence DNA:
- the LOC132808222 gene encoding gastrula zinc finger protein XlCGF8.2DB-like, giving the protein MEKPWKCGDCGKGFRSPSVLEIHRRVHTGERPFTCSVCGKGFTQSSHLLTHQRVHTGERPFTCSVCGKVFSDSSHLLSHQRVHTGERPFTCSVCGKGFTKSSNLFSHQWVHTEERPFSCSVCGKGFSHSSHLLTHQRLHTGERPFTCSVCGKGFSHSSYLLKHWQVHTGERPFTCSDCGKGFSHSSHLLKHWRVHTGERPFTCSVCGKGFTQSSHLLRHQQVHTGEGAFTCFVCGKGFTQSSTLLTHQQVHTGERPFTCSLCGKGFTRSSTLLRHQRVHTGERPFTCSLCGKGFTQSSNLLRHQQVHTGEGAFTCLVCGKGFPHSSGLQIHQQVHTGEHPSDRPEVHIIQRNFDYPELDEPARWLSG; this is encoded by the coding sequence atggagaaaccgtggaagtgtggggattgcgggaaaggattcCGCTCCCCCTCCGtgctggagatccaccgccgtgtccacactggggagcggcccttcacctgctccgtttgcggcaagggcttcacccagtcgtcccacctgctgacccaccagcgggtccacaccggggagaggcccttcacctgctccgtctgcggcaaggtcTTCTCtgactcgtcccacctgctgtcccaccagcgtgtccacaccggggagcggcccttcacctgttCCGTCTGTGGCAAGGGCTTCACCAAGTCGTCCAACCTGTTCTCGCACCAAtgggtccacaccgaggagaggccgttcagctgctccgtctgcggcaagggcttctctcactcgtcccacctgctgacccaccagcggctccacaccggggagaggccattcacctgctcggtgtgcggcaagggcttctctcACTCGTCCTACCTGCTCAAGCACtggcaggtccacaccggggagcggcccttcacctgctccgactgcggcaagggcttctctcactcgtcccacctgctcaagcactggcgggtccacaccggggagcggcccttcacctgctccgtctgcggcaagggcttcacccagtcgtcccacctgctgcggcaccagcaggtccacaccggcgaGGGGGCCTTCACCTGCttcgtctgcggcaagggcttcacccagtcgtccaccctgctgacccaccagcaggtccacaccggggagcggcccttcacctgctcgttgtgcggcaagggcttcactcgctcgtccaccctgctgcggcaccagcgggtccacaccggggagcggcccttcacctgctccctctgcggcaagggcttcacccagtcgtccaacctgctgcggcaccagcaggtccacaccggcgaGGGGGCCTTCACCTGCctggtctgcggcaagggcttcccccACTCGTCCGGCCTCCAGatccaccagcaggtccacacgggggaacatccttccgatagaccagaagtgcacataatacagaggaacttcgattatccagaattagatgaaccagcacggtggctcagtggttag